In Deinococcus radiophilus, a single window of DNA contains:
- a CDS encoding IS3 family transposase translates to MEDEHLKPLVEDIHHQHKGRYGAPRIQAELAAKGHYHSVRRIARLMRDLGLYGKTRRKFVKLITCTLHS, encoded by the coding sequence ATGGAGGACGAACATCTCAAACCGCTTGTTGAGGACATCCACCATCAGCATAAGGGGCGCTATGGAGCGCCCCGGATTCAGGCTGAACTGGCAGCCAAGGGTCATTACCACAGTGTCAGACGGATTGCTCGCCTCATGCGTGACCTTGGCCTGTACGGCAAAACTCGTCGCAAGTTCGTCAAACTCATAACTTGCACCTTGCATAGCTGA
- a CDS encoding IS630 family transposase (programmed frameshift) gives MEERRLAALPMLSDMTLSSKTIAQRFGVSASTVRTWRQRLRHGDTLEATFSSGRPSFLTDHQVAEIMAMIEAGPDPQRFPDGRWTTARIRDEIGCRYGVWYDHDWVGKLLLRWGFSWQKAEKRPLEQNAEQVDAWLEAELPSWKKKIDDGETIVWADEVGISMKPVIGNTWATRGQTPVILAKTNWKKLSVIGGITSKGQFFQQTHEGSVKAMGFIAFLTHLMRHIKGKITVVVDNAKIHKAKAVSAFVSQHERLSLTYLPPYSPELNPIERVWAYVKHHQLANFCPETLEQLKAYLRTVWPKIRYRQLPAKLLGIYPEVLPT, from the exons ATGGAAGAGCGGCGACTCGCCGCTCTTCCGATGCTCTCCGATATGACCCTGTCCTCCAAGACGATTGCCCAGCGTTTTGGTGTCAGCGCCAGCACTGTTCGTACCTGGCGGCAGCGCTTACGACATGGCGATACCCTTGAAGCTACTTTCTCCTCTGGACGTCCCTCCTTTCTCACCGATCACCAAGTGGCTGAAATCATGGCGATGATTGAGGCAGGGCCAGATCCACAGCGTTTTCCAGACGGGCGCTGGACTACCGCACGTATTCGCGACGAGATTGGATGCAGATATGGTGTCTGGTATGACCACGACTGGGTCGGAAAGCTGCTGTTACGCTGGGGCTTTTCCTGGCAGAAAGCAGAAAAACGCCCGTTGGAACAGAATGCTGAGCAGGTCGACGCTTGGCTGGAAGCAGAGCTTCCA TCCTGGAAAAAAAAGATAGATGATGGTGAAACCATCGTCTGGGCCGATGAAGTCGGAATCAGTATGAAGCCCGTGATTGGCAACACCTGGGCCACGCGTGGTCAGACCCCAGTGATTCTGGCCAAGACCAATTGGAAAAAGCTCTCCGTGATTGGCGGGATTACGTCTAAGGGCCAGTTTTTCCAGCAGACACACGAAGGGTCGGTCAAAGCGATGGGCTTCATCGCATTTTTGACGCATCTGATGCGACACATCAAGGGGAAGATCACTGTTGTGGTGGACAACGCTAAAATCCATAAGGCGAAGGCCGTTTCGGCCTTCGTATCACAACATGAACGACTGAGCCTAACGTACCTGCCACCGTACAGCCCTGAACTCAACCCCATTGAACGAGTGTGGGCCTATGTCAAACACCACCAACTCGCCAATTTTTGCCCAGAGACGCTGGAGCAACTCAAGGCTTACCTCCGTACGGTATGGCCGAAAATCCGCTATCGGCAACTCCCAGCCAAATTGCTAGGTATCTACCCTGAAGTGTTACCGACTTAG
- a CDS encoding transposase, protein MKLLFLDEAAIWLTQPNTYSWRPIQQPLRVPTSKARGIRARLNLMGVVEYGSGTVFYREIEGNTTGQAVVDFIEVLAADANPECPTVVLVDRASVHTCSAVNQQRKRWQGLGLIIAHLPAYSPELNDMEPQWRHLKYQELPERHYQNKTDLRRAVGGANWGIAI, encoded by the coding sequence CTGAAACTTCTTTTCCTCGACGAAGCCGCTATTTGGTTGACTCAACCCAATACCTATAGCTGGCGACCTATTCAGCAGCCCCTCCGTGTACCCACGAGTAAAGCTCGTGGTATCCGTGCCCGATTGAACTTAATGGGAGTTGTGGAATATGGGTCTGGAACAGTGTTTTACCGAGAGATAGAGGGAAATACTACAGGTCAGGCCGTTGTGGATTTCATCGAGGTTCTTGCTGCTGATGCGAATCCAGAATGTCCTACGGTTGTCCTTGTGGACCGAGCAAGTGTGCACACTTGCTCGGCAGTGAACCAGCAACGGAAGAGGTGGCAGGGCCTCGGTCTCATCATCGCCCATCTCCCCGCCTACAGCCCTGAACTCAATGATATGGAGCCCCAGTGGCGACACCTGAAATATCAAGAGTTGCCAGAACGCCACTACCAGAACAAAACAGATTTGCGAAGGGCAGTTGGTGGAGCCAACTGGGGAATTGCAATATGA
- a CDS encoding helix-turn-helix domain-containing protein has product MKRLIAQDDRVWTAKTVGEYLVQEHGIHLKHTAITDQLHKLGLTWQRTRYVVAGQADPEEKARFKENLEVVKRGPSSAS; this is encoded by the coding sequence TTGAAACGGCTGATTGCTCAAGATGACCGAGTGTGGACCGCCAAGACAGTGGGTGAATATCTCGTCCAAGAACATGGCATACACCTCAAACACACGGCTATTACGGACCAGCTCCATAAGCTGGGACTGACTTGGCAGCGTACCCGCTACGTCGTTGCTGGACAAGCTGACCCAGAGGAAAAAGCCAGGTTCAAGGAAAACCTTGAAGTGGTAAAAAGGGGGCCAAGTTCGGCCTCCTGA
- a CDS encoding IS4 family transposase has protein sequence MIAARSINHHDLSPHMPGISTPQAKKRRADRTFRDEQLDMDFFIALLVVHLPPGKVLLSLDRTNWEHGETPINFLVLGAVVHGFTLPLIWVPLDESGNSHTYARMWLVLKLLRVLPAKRWQGLVADREFIGAEWFRFLRRQGIKRAIRIRHSDMLDDTNGKEWFKHVQHGHFHEIDEKVFVFGELMRVVATRSSTGDLVIIATDFSARKTWKLYKQRWSIECTFSSFKMRGFDLERTGMTERSRLQRLFGLVTLAWVFCLRLGVWLGQTQPIPVLKHGRRAVSLVRHGAQHLVDALRWKPKQFMAVLDLLTQPFCPPGAPLDEVVTY, from the coding sequence ATGATTGCCGCGAGGAGCATCAATCATCACGACCTGAGTCCTCACATGCCCGGTATCAGCACGCCGCAAGCCAAGAAAAGAAGGGCGGACCGAACCTTCCGGGATGAGCAGCTGGACATGGACTTTTTCATCGCTCTGCTCGTCGTCCATCTTCCACCGGGGAAGGTGTTGCTGAGTCTGGACCGCACCAACTGGGAGCATGGGGAAACGCCCATCAATTTTCTGGTGCTTGGAGCCGTGGTTCATGGCTTCACCCTGCCCCTGATTTGGGTTCCTCTTGATGAGTCTGGGAACAGCCATACCTATGCCCGTATGTGGCTGGTATTGAAGCTCCTCCGCGTCTTGCCAGCGAAACGCTGGCAAGGCCTGGTGGCTGACCGTGAGTTCATCGGTGCGGAGTGGTTCCGTTTTCTCCGTCGTCAAGGCATCAAGCGGGCGATCCGCATTCGGCACAGCGACATGCTGGACGACACGAATGGGAAGGAATGGTTTAAGCACGTCCAGCACGGTCATTTCCATGAAATCGACGAAAAGGTGTTCGTGTTTGGCGAACTCATGCGGGTGGTCGCGACGAGGTCATCCACAGGTGACCTCGTCATCATTGCCACAGATTTCAGCGCTCGGAAGACCTGGAAGCTGTACAAGCAGCGCTGGTCAATCGAGTGCACCTTCAGCAGCTTCAAGATGCGAGGCTTCGACCTGGAGCGGACTGGGATGACGGAAAGGAGCCGTCTACAGCGGCTCTTTGGCCTGGTGACACTGGCCTGGGTGTTCTGCTTGCGCCTGGGGGTCTGGCTGGGCCAGACCCAGCCCATCCCCGTTCTCAAGCATGGTCGTAGAGCGGTCAGTCTGGTGCGGCACGGTGCTCAGCATCTCGTGGATGCCTTACGGTGGAAACCCAAACAGTTCATGGCTGTCCTAGACCTGTTGACCCAGCCCTTTTGCCCACCAGGAGCGCCTTTAGACGAAGTTGTCACCTACTGA
- a CDS encoding competence protein CoiA family protein has translation MQHIEMKKALAAKLVELYGTGEVQFESRVQEAGRIADVLLTLPDGSRIAGEAQYSPIVTAALQTRTMSYLDAGIEVIWAFEDSKASRRASSWGAQREWLLEQGLPVMLATLSYEDQVL, from the coding sequence ATGCAACATATCGAGATGAAAAAGGCGCTGGCTGCCAAGCTGGTGGAGTTATACGGCACAGGAGAAGTGCAATTCGAGTCCAGGGTGCAGGAGGCTGGGCGGATTGCCGACGTGTTGCTGACCTTGCCGGACGGGTCGAGAATTGCCGGGGAAGCGCAGTACTCCCCCATCGTGACGGCGGCCTTGCAGACGCGCACCATGTCCTACCTGGACGCCGGGATTGAGGTGATCTGGGCGTTCGAGGACAGCAAGGCCAGCCGGCGCGCCAGCAGTTGGGGGGCGCAGCGCGAGTGGCTGCTGGAGCAGGGGCTGCCGGTGATGTTGGCCACTTTGAGCTACGAAGATCAGGTGCTGTGA
- a CDS encoding RES family NAD+ phosphorylase — protein MSIRHFTGRPSRLIPSCYDPPILREHAQTPEEYDALLDLDNLTNGRVMAGKGETSEPYQSVRQACFHYASNSRFNIPLEGHGAWYAAELKTAQHEVGYHFALRAIAEGLEEFSTDYTRYSSYVDDDLVEAESLPEYVQALQVDPNDYTVSQRLGERLREQGCAGICYQSQRSAGDSCIALLQEWAVTHIQRHEGYRFSWNPVTEEVEIRRK, from the coding sequence TTGAGCATCCGGCACTTTACCGGCCGCCCTTCCCGACTGATTCCCTCCTGCTACGACCCCCCCATCCTCAGGGAGCATGCCCAGACACCAGAGGAGTATGACGCCCTGCTCGATCTGGACAACCTGACCAATGGACGGGTCATGGCCGGCAAAGGTGAGACCTCGGAACCTTACCAGAGCGTGCGTCAGGCCTGCTTCCATTACGCCAGCAACTCCAGGTTCAACATTCCCCTTGAGGGGCATGGGGCCTGGTATGCGGCTGAACTGAAAACGGCACAGCACGAGGTGGGCTATCACTTCGCCCTGCGGGCCATCGCCGAGGGCCTGGAGGAGTTCAGCACGGACTACACCCGCTACAGCTCTTATGTCGATGACGATCTGGTCGAAGCGGAAAGCCTGCCTGAATACGTGCAGGCCCTGCAGGTAGACCCCAACGATTACACGGTTTCGCAGAGGCTGGGCGAGCGTCTCCGCGAGCAGGGTTGTGCGGGCATCTGTTACCAGAGCCAGCGTTCTGCGGGTGACAGCTGCATCGCGCTGTTACAGGAATGGGCCGTGACCCATATCCAGCGGCATGAAGGCTACCGGTTCAGCTGGAATCCAGTGACAGAAGAAGTGGAAATCCGCAGGAAGTAA
- a CDS encoding antitoxin Xre/MbcA/ParS toxin-binding domain-containing protein codes for MVRMLDDLQVNRGQQARLLDLSERTLQRALQGDLPKRLSVDQFTRMSLVTGIYKALRILFVGEASKVWLTRPNGRRTLNGQRPLDYMLSGGIPAMLTVRQLLDADRSGQFGDAAAEDRARAAKVGVRVVEG; via the coding sequence GTGGTCCGGATGCTGGATGACCTGCAGGTGAACCGCGGTCAGCAGGCCAGGCTCCTCGACCTGAGTGAGCGCACCCTGCAGCGTGCCCTGCAGGGCGACCTTCCCAAGAGGCTCAGCGTGGACCAGTTCACCCGGATGAGTCTGGTCACCGGCATCTACAAGGCCCTGCGCATCCTGTTTGTGGGTGAGGCCTCCAAAGTCTGGCTGACCCGTCCGAACGGCAGACGAACCTTGAACGGTCAGCGTCCCCTCGATTACATGCTCAGCGGCGGCATTCCGGCGATGCTGACGGTGCGTCAGTTGCTGGACGCGGACCGCTCAGGTCAGTTTGGGGACGCTGCAGCAGAGGACCGGGCCAGGGCGGCGAAGGTCGGCGTCCGGGTGGTGGAGGGTTGA
- a CDS encoding class I SAM-dependent DNA methyltransferase, translating to MQTIRIHTNFTGTQKHVEEYDLDDLLSEQKRQRLRLLWTDPQAFNPAHTIELATVAAVESLARISDVLKAKGEDPEETAHFLIRVMFTLFAEDVGLLPEATFGRLLGAAKKHPEDFPEMCRELFGAMKVGRTTMQGRIPYINGGVFEATHAPALDLKAINLLHDASKRNWSQIDPTIFGTLFELVIDPGKRWQLGAHYTPLADILDVVEPVVFRPLREEWETVRSEIQPLLHDIEKNRAASGDLFTQQAATETLTGEVVGRLSAFQQRLAGVTVMDPAMGSGNFLYVTLRLLLDLELEVRETVRAVTLDLLPAPQVSPAQLLGMEVNPYAHEIAGMVLHIGYLQWMREHGEKREVSPVLRSLPGLTHCDAVMDGEEARPWPAAEFITGNPPFLGYSPMREQLGGGYVDRLRRAYAGKVPGQSDFVCYFFEQARENVEQGRTRRVGLIATNSISMGENARVLERITQTGSIFAAWPDRAWIQSGAAVRTAIVMFDGGEEQDRALLHHEGDERDPKRRVTVRTEVNTLHADLRSGPDLRSATALRSNAGRSFIGVIPGSKHFLLTKQDAQNIRNLPNPDGRDNSAVIRPFKVGKDVNGHDAERFIIDFSGLSAEEAAAYDQPMSIVRTLVKPQKDKMNRDINRRNWWRFNEERPGMRQAIKALSRFIVTSIVSEHRFFVFLGADVVPGNKLAVIASESYLDFGILNSRPHVLWAERKGSTHGVAGDLSYTPSTCFETFPFPDPDRAQAQAIEQAARHLEAMRAHLLSKRGGHGKPLTMTGIYNRLEAYRNTGTEEITGTAALARAHDTLDAAVAAAYGWPWPLGDAEVLEQLLAENLKRAQGRPTHES from the coding sequence ATGCAGACCATCCGAATCCACACCAACTTCACCGGCACCCAGAAGCACGTCGAAGAGTATGACTTGGATGACCTGCTGAGCGAGCAAAAGCGCCAGCGGCTGCGGCTGCTGTGGACCGATCCGCAGGCCTTCAACCCCGCACATACCATCGAGCTGGCCACGGTGGCCGCTGTCGAGTCCCTGGCGCGCATCAGCGACGTGCTCAAAGCGAAGGGCGAAGACCCGGAAGAAACCGCGCACTTTCTGATCCGGGTGATGTTCACCCTCTTTGCCGAGGACGTGGGCCTGCTCCCGGAAGCCACCTTCGGGCGGCTGCTGGGAGCAGCAAAAAAGCATCCTGAGGACTTCCCTGAGATGTGCCGTGAACTGTTCGGCGCCATGAAGGTCGGGCGCACCACCATGCAGGGACGCATTCCCTACATCAACGGCGGCGTCTTCGAGGCCACCCACGCCCCCGCCCTGGACCTCAAAGCGATCAACCTGCTGCACGACGCTTCGAAGCGCAACTGGTCCCAGATCGACCCCACCATCTTCGGCACCCTGTTCGAGCTGGTGATCGACCCGGGCAAACGCTGGCAGCTGGGCGCGCACTACACGCCGCTGGCCGACATTCTGGACGTGGTGGAGCCGGTGGTGTTCCGGCCCCTGCGGGAAGAGTGGGAGACGGTCCGCAGCGAAATTCAGCCCTTGCTGCATGACATCGAGAAGAACCGGGCGGCCAGCGGCGACCTGTTCACCCAGCAGGCGGCCACCGAAACCCTGACAGGCGAGGTGGTGGGGCGTCTGAGCGCCTTCCAGCAGCGGCTCGCCGGCGTCACGGTGATGGACCCGGCGATGGGGTCCGGCAACTTCCTGTACGTCACGCTGCGGCTCCTGCTCGACCTGGAACTGGAGGTGCGCGAAACCGTCCGGGCTGTCACCCTGGACCTGCTCCCCGCGCCGCAAGTGAGCCCGGCGCAGCTGCTGGGCATGGAGGTCAATCCCTACGCACACGAGATCGCCGGGATGGTGCTGCACATCGGCTACCTGCAGTGGATGCGTGAACACGGCGAAAAACGCGAGGTTTCCCCGGTCCTGAGAAGCCTCCCAGGGCTAACGCACTGCGACGCGGTGATGGACGGGGAAGAGGCGCGGCCCTGGCCGGCGGCGGAGTTCATCACCGGCAACCCACCCTTTCTGGGCTACTCCCCGATGCGCGAGCAGCTGGGCGGCGGTTACGTAGACCGCCTGCGCCGTGCCTACGCCGGCAAGGTGCCGGGCCAGAGCGACTTCGTATGCTATTTCTTCGAGCAGGCCAGGGAAAACGTCGAACAGGGCCGCACGAGACGGGTCGGCCTGATTGCCACCAATTCCATCAGCATGGGCGAAAACGCGCGCGTGCTGGAACGCATCACGCAGACCGGCAGCATTTTCGCGGCGTGGCCGGACCGGGCCTGGATTCAGAGCGGGGCGGCCGTCAGGACGGCCATCGTGATGTTCGACGGCGGCGAGGAGCAGGACAGGGCGCTGCTGCACCATGAAGGCGACGAACGTGACCCCAAACGCCGCGTAACCGTTCGCACGGAGGTGAACACCCTTCACGCTGACCTCCGCAGTGGTCCGGACCTGCGGAGCGCTACGGCACTGCGGAGCAATGCAGGCCGGTCTTTTATCGGGGTCATTCCCGGCAGCAAGCATTTCCTGCTGACCAAGCAAGATGCCCAGAACATACGGAACTTGCCCAACCCTGATGGCCGCGACAACAGCGCTGTCATCCGGCCCTTCAAGGTCGGCAAAGACGTGAACGGACACGACGCCGAGCGCTTCATCATCGACTTCAGCGGCCTGAGCGCTGAAGAAGCTGCGGCCTATGACCAACCGATGAGCATCGTCCGCACCCTGGTCAAACCGCAAAAAGACAAGATGAACCGCGACATCAACCGGCGCAACTGGTGGAGGTTCAACGAGGAGCGCCCCGGCATGCGGCAGGCCATCAAGGCACTAAGCCGCTTCATCGTCACGTCCATTGTTTCAGAGCACCGCTTTTTCGTGTTTCTCGGCGCTGATGTGGTTCCTGGCAACAAACTGGCCGTCATTGCCAGCGAGAGCTATCTGGACTTCGGCATATTGAACAGCCGCCCACACGTCCTATGGGCTGAGCGCAAAGGCAGCACACATGGCGTGGCAGGGGACCTCTCCTACACCCCCAGCACCTGCTTCGAGACGTTCCCCTTCCCAGACCCGGACAGGGCCCAGGCGCAGGCCATAGAACAGGCCGCCCGGCACCTGGAAGCCATGCGTGCCCACCTGCTGAGCAAACGGGGCGGACATGGCAAACCCCTGACCATGACCGGCATCTACAACCGGCTGGAAGCGTACCGAAACACCGGCACAGAAGAGATCACCGGCACAGCTGCGCTGGCCCGCGCCCATGACACCCTGGACGCCGCCGTGGCCGCCGCCTACGGCTGGCCGTGGCCACTCGGTGACGCGGAAGTGCTGGAGCAGTTGCTGGCCGAGAATCTCAAGCGGGCACAAGGCAGGCCGACCCATGAGTCCTGA
- a CDS encoding transposase, giving the protein MTQPNTYSWRPIQQPLRVPTSKARGIRARLNLMGVVEYGSGTVFYREIEGNTTGQAVVDFIEVLAADANPECPTVVLVDRASVHTCSAVNQQRKRWQDLGLIIAHLPAYSPELNDMEPQWRHLKYQELPERHYQNKTDLRRAVGGANWGIAI; this is encoded by the coding sequence TTGACTCAACCCAATACCTATAGCTGGCGACCTATTCAGCAGCCCCTCCGTGTACCCACGAGTAAAGCTCGTGGTATCCGTGCCCGATTGAACTTAATGGGAGTTGTGGAATATGGGTCTGGAACAGTGTTTTACCGAGAGATAGAGGGAAATACTACAGGTCAGGCCGTTGTGGATTTCATCGAGGTTCTTGCTGCTGATGCGAATCCAGAATGTCCTACGGTTGTCCTTGTGGACCGAGCAAGTGTGCACACTTGCTCGGCAGTGAACCAGCAACGGAAGAGGTGGCAGGACCTCGGTCTCATCATCGCCCATCTCCCCGCCTACAGCCCTGAACTCAATGATATGGAGCCCCAGTGGCGACACCTGAAATATCAAGAGTTGCCAGAACGCCACTACCAGAACAAAACAGATTTGCGAAGGGCAGTTGGTGGAGCCAACTGGGGAATTGCAATATGA
- a CDS encoding winged helix-turn-helix domain-containing protein: MGILTATRVRRVITLYREGGLDALKERIHPGSKSQITPEIGEDLKRLIAQDDRVWTAKTVGEYLVQEHGIHLKHTAITDQLHKLGLTWQRTRYVVAGQADPEEKARFKENLEVVKRGPSSAS; encoded by the coding sequence ATGGGTATCCTGACTGCTACCCGCGTACGTCGTGTCATTACCCTTTACCGCGAAGGTGGCCTAGATGCGCTCAAAGAGCGCATCCACCCTGGAAGCAAGAGTCAGATTACGCCTGAGATTGGCGAAGATTTGAAACGGCTGATTGCTCAAGATGACCGAGTGTGGACCGCCAAGACAGTGGGTGAATATCTCGTCCAAGAACATGGCATACACCTCAAACACACGGCTATTACGGACCAGCTCCATAAGCTGGGACTGACTTGGCAGCGTACCCGCTACGTCGTTGCTGGACAAGCTGACCCAGAGGAAAAAGCCAGGTTCAAGGAAAACCTTGAAGTGGTAAAAAGGGGGCCAAGTTCGGCCTCCTGA
- a CDS encoding type IIL restriction-modification enzyme MmeI — protein sequence MPISPEQFVARYRNATVNEKGAAQSHFIDLCQLLGVPTPMEADPEGQHYRFEKPVLKVTGGSGFADVWKRGHFGFEYKGKGKNLDRA from the coding sequence ATGCCCATCTCGCCCGAACAGTTCGTCGCCCGCTACCGGAATGCCACCGTGAACGAGAAAGGCGCGGCACAGAGCCACTTCATCGACCTGTGCCAGCTGCTGGGAGTGCCGACCCCGATGGAGGCCGACCCGGAGGGCCAGCACTACCGCTTCGAAAAGCCGGTGCTCAAGGTGACCGGCGGCAGCGGCTTTGCGGACGTATGGAAGCGCGGGCACTTCGGTTTCGAGTACAAGGGCAAAGGCAAGAATCTGGACCGGGCCTAA
- a CDS encoding AbrB/MazE/SpoVT family DNA-binding domain-containing protein: MHKTYLRKVGGSVMLSIPPALLDVLELTAGTAVGLNVEGRQLTVQPAPKPRYSLEELLAQCDLEAQCDLEAQCDPAGAQDAEEQHWLSDAPVGREVL; the protein is encoded by the coding sequence GTGCATAAGACATACCTGAGAAAAGTCGGCGGTTCGGTGATGTTGAGTATTCCCCCTGCATTGCTGGACGTTCTGGAATTGACTGCAGGCACCGCTGTGGGCCTAAACGTCGAAGGGAGGCAGTTGACGGTTCAGCCAGCCCCAAAACCGCGTTACTCCCTGGAAGAACTGCTGGCGCAGTGTGATTTAGAAGCGCAGTGTGATTTAGAAGCGCAGTGTGATCCAGCAGGAGCGCAGGACGCAGAAGAACAGCATTGGCTGAGTGACGCGCCGGTGGGGCGTGAGGTTCTTTGA
- a CDS encoding type II toxin-antitoxin system PemK/MazF family toxin, with product MRRGEIYLVDLNPTAGHEQRGKRPVLVVSPDAFNALTGTPIVLPVTSGGQFARMAGFAVSLDEAGTQTTGIVRCDQPRALDFSARGARLLEMVPRDVVDEVLARLAVLFS from the coding sequence ATCAGACGGGGCGAGATTTACCTGGTGGATCTGAATCCCACGGCCGGACATGAGCAGCGTGGCAAACGTCCAGTCCTGGTGGTGTCGCCGGATGCCTTCAACGCCCTGACCGGTACGCCCATTGTCCTGCCAGTGACCAGCGGAGGACAGTTCGCACGGATGGCCGGGTTTGCGGTGTCCCTGGACGAAGCTGGAACCCAGACCACGGGCATCGTGCGCTGTGATCAGCCCAGGGCACTTGATTTCAGCGCGCGGGGAGCCCGCCTTCTTGAGATGGTGCCCCGGGATGTGGTGGATGAGGTGCTGGCGCGTCTGGCGGTACTGTTCAGCTGA
- a CDS encoding transposase produces the protein MGKQRKTWSPELKEQIILAVLSGEHTIAEAAREYEVSESLIHTWRAQFLEAGRARLQGARPDAAQKKLEKEVQQLKAIIADKELSLYIAKKIRGL, from the coding sequence ATGGGAAAACAGCGCAAAACCTGGTCACCTGAACTCAAGGAGCAAATTATTCTGGCTGTCCTGAGCGGGGAGCACACCATCGCGGAAGCTGCTCGTGAATACGAGGTCAGCGAGAGTTTGATTCACACCTGGCGTGCACAGTTTCTGGAAGCGGGCCGTGCCCGCCTCCAGGGAGCGAGGCCGGATGCAGCCCAGAAGAAGTTGGAGAAGGAAGTCCAGCAGCTCAAGGCCATCATTGCGGACAAGGAATTGTCACTCTATATCGCAAAAAAAATCCGGGGTCTCTGA
- a CDS encoding integrase core domain-containing protein, whose amino-acid sequence MDELLACYQELLGDHPKLSLSRFAGEVERPYHVLRDARQNAQRSAQRMEQRRHILEVVRFKALEEPLSGYRLIYQALQQDAQQPSPGLHTVRRHMAELKVQRPVPRKKRRPSACPTSIVLWPAARRVQIDATRLSLPDGICWAYLVLDVESRALLHIEVVRNLSASSAVTALQRGVYVLHHLGIHEQLLIMTDGGSDFTSGAFQAACQELGHWVRAKVSQKGGMGILERLNRTFKYDGVFREELTNIAQLRAFSTKFKNWYNSERRHSSLGYTYPWVKLLAATESSNVA is encoded by the coding sequence GTGGATGAACTCCTGGCGTGCTACCAGGAGTTGCTCGGAGACCACCCGAAACTCAGTCTCAGCAGATTTGCTGGCGAGGTGGAGCGTCCATATCACGTCCTGCGCGATGCCCGGCAGAACGCACAGCGTTCTGCACAGCGAATGGAGCAGCGCCGGCACATCCTAGAAGTGGTGCGGTTCAAAGCCCTGGAAGAGCCACTCAGCGGCTACCGTTTGATTTACCAGGCCCTGCAACAAGATGCCCAGCAGCCTTCTCCTGGCCTCCATACCGTCCGTCGCCACATGGCGGAGTTGAAGGTGCAGCGCCCGGTTCCCAGAAAGAAACGCCGTCCATCGGCATGCCCTACCTCTATCGTTCTCTGGCCAGCGGCCCGCCGAGTTCAGATCGATGCCACACGGCTCAGCTTGCCGGACGGGATCTGCTGGGCTTATCTCGTCCTGGACGTAGAAAGTCGCGCACTGCTGCACATTGAAGTGGTCCGGAATCTCTCTGCCAGCAGCGCGGTCACCGCGCTGCAACGGGGAGTCTATGTGCTGCACCATCTCGGCATACACGAGCAGCTCCTGATCATGACTGATGGTGGCTCAGATTTTACGTCTGGCGCATTCCAGGCGGCCTGTCAGGAGCTGGGCCACTGGGTACGGGCCAAGGTCTCACAGAAGGGAGGAATGGGCATCCTGGAAAGGCTCAACCGGACCTTCAAATATGACGGCGTGTTCCGGGAAGAATTGACGAATATTGCCCAGCTTCGTGCGTTCAGCACGAAGTTTAAAAACTGGTACAACTCTGAGAGAAGGCATTCCAGTCTGGGGTACACCTACCCCTGGGTTAAACTGCTTGCAGCTACGGAATCTTCGAACGTAGCCTGA
- a CDS encoding GNAT family N-acetyltransferase, with protein MTEIRIITPQSESWGDFQCGDPRIDRKLLAEVEQAKKNLVRLHGLYEGDRLQAVISLEASVLQAPTEVIAKLGGRERVSTLHIEVLSVRKSAQGRGYGRTLLRHALRQAEAVVVRKILQATFEDSVAASSLTQG; from the coding sequence ATGACCGAGATTCGAATCATCACCCCCCAGAGCGAGTCCTGGGGGGATTTTCAGTGTGGCGACCCCCGCATAGACCGCAAGCTGCTCGCGGAAGTGGAGCAAGCGAAGAAGAACCTGGTCCGCTTGCACGGTCTATACGAAGGGGACCGGCTCCAGGCGGTCATCAGCCTGGAAGCCAGCGTCTTGCAGGCTCCTACGGAAGTCATTGCCAAGCTGGGTGGGCGCGAACGGGTCTCCACGCTGCATATCGAAGTGCTGAGCGTACGCAAATCGGCACAAGGACGGGGATATGGACGGACCTTACTGCGCCACGCTCTGAGACAAGCTGAAGCGGTAGTGGTACGGAAAATCCTTCAGGCTACGTTCGAAGATTCCGTAGCTGCAAGCAGTTTAACCCAGGGGTAG